AAGGTGGAAGACAATTGTACATCAATGGATCTTCACAAGTAATAAAGGGGTACAGGGTAGGGTGTCGGGGATGCTATCGTGCATGAAGGGTTGGTAgccacagaaaagagaaagttacCTTCCAACTGGTCAGCCCAAGCATGTGAGCTATATGCCCCAAAGTGAGTGCTGTAAATATTAGCACAGAAAAAGGGAACAATATATACAGACTGAAAATACACTTTTGGAGTAATGCATacctttggaaaaatttgggaagggagggggctATTAAATTCAAAGGCAAAGGGACTGAttcaaaaaaactttttaagaggtaataaaaatgttacaaCTGCCAGAAATAGCAGTGGTGTATGTTAAAGGATATCTAAAAGGAGTGGCTCAAGAAGCACAAAGGGAAAATTAGGACATTTAGATGCTAAGAATGCAACTGAATCAAGGGCAGAAAAATTAATGATAGCATTAAGCCTCATGAGAGAAATGCAAGAAGTCCCTGTATTCAGTggaacagaagaggaagaacttCTTAAAATAGGAGCCAAGAAAGATAACAAAGGGAGATGGAGATAAGCAGATGGGAGGCAAGTGTTGGATAAGAAAATGCTAGAAGACATACATGGAAAAACACATTGGGGTACTCAAGTGCTAAGTGATCAGTTTCTAAGGGATTGGGGCTGCAAAGCAATTTTCAGAATAGCTAAGCAGGTAACTGAATGGTGTGTGATATGACAAGAGGTGAATAAGAAAATCATGAGGAAAACATTCAGAGAAGGGTGAGAATTAGCCTTACGGCCCTTTCAAAACATCCAAGTCAACTTTACCAAGCTTCTCCAGGTAAAATGGTGGAAGTTTTTGCTAGTGATAGTAGATCATGTGACTCCTTGGGTAGAAAGCCAATGCCAGTGTTGTGAGTAAAACACTTCTAGAATCAATCACTCCCTCATATGGGATAGCCAACAGGATTGATTCAGACCAGGGAACTCATTCACATCTAAGATATTGCAAAAAGTTGTTCAAGCCTTCAGAGTAAACACTCCATGGCATCCACAGAGTTCCAGTCATGTTGTAAGGATGGTTCAATCACTTAAAAGAGCTCTAGTTAAGCTGATGATTGAAACACAAATGTCATGGATAAAATGTCTCCTTTGGCCTTATTAAGAATTAGAACCCAACCCCAGTCAGATCTGGGGGTGTCACcctatgaaatgatgtttgggtTACCCTTCCTGACCTCACCCCAGAGGGTTGCCACCTATGAGGAAGGGGAAGCCAATGCCAAGAAATCAGTTATGTCTAAAGCACAAACCTTAGAAGGGCTGAGACATAAAGGGGCAATTCCTCAAATGACCACCCTGGATTTCAGAATCCATAATATTAATCCCTGGAATTGGGTGATGATTAAGTCATGGAGAGATCAGCCTCTAACTCctcagtgggaaggtccctttCAGGTACTGCTCAGCACCGAATCGGCCGTGCGAACTGCAGAGCGGGGACGGACTCATGGCAACAGAGCCAAAGGCCCAGTAGAAGAACCCAAAGAATGGACTATAACATCCAGGCTGGGTGAAATGAGATTGACTCTCAAGCAGAGACTGAGAGACAACCTAGAAAAAAACACTAAGACGCTAAAAAAGTAGAGTCAAGCTTCTGTCAACCAGCTCGAGAACTGTCTTCCTGTTTTCATTGGTGAGAATTACCAGCTTCTGTTGAGGGCAAGTACACAAGGGACTGTAAAAGGTAATGGGACAGCTTCGTTAGGAAAATAAGACAAAGGGAGGAGAGCAAGACCAGGTTGCCCCCTTTGCTGCCAGGAAGGCTCCGTAGCCCTGCTGTGGGTAGCAACCCCATAAACATGGTAAGGTAGGGACAAAAGGCCATACCTGACCTCTGTCATTCCTCAGTTGGCTTTTAATTCAACAGGGACTGGAGGTCAGGACCGAGTTGGGCTCTGTACTCACCCCTAAGATACACTGACTAAGGGTAGCAGCCACACAGGCACGGTAGGTGGGAGTCAAAGCCATACTGGACCTCTGTGATGCCCTTTTGTCCATTCCAAATAAGTGTGTCTAAGGAAAACCTGagatttgttttctcctgttccCACTGTCCTTGCCCACATCAACAGATGCTGCTATGACTCATtcaagagagagagaaaattttttACTTAATTGTTCAAGCAAAATAACttatagaaaaacaaaatgggGGATTGTTATAGATGAGTAATTCTATGGatgactctcacaattaaggggtGAATATTAAATAcatgttaagagaagttttgtagAGATATAGTTATCCTTCCCCTTACCCATGCATTGTTACTACAGGGTGGCCTCAGTGGTTGGGGCATTTGGGAGGGTTGGCTTGTTACTATGGcagcacctgacctccaatcaaggtGTAAGAAAGTGATCTCCATCACTGCacagtgaagaaggagtcaaTTGACAAGACCTTACAGAACATCCATTTTGTAGATGAGCACATGTTGACTGAATCCTTTGCTCCTGTGAtgtgttcttttctttattcagtcttctgttgtgtTTAGATAAGGTCTTAATAAACCATTTCAATTGTTGAAAGTAAAAATCGTTTCTCACGTGTGGTTGGGGAATGTGGGGCAACGTTGTCCACACTAGTTCAGCTCTCAAGGTAAAACTTCTCTGACCTGGCCAGACCTACTTAGNNNNNNNNNNNNNNNNNNNNNNNNNNNNNNNNNNNNNNNNNNNNNNNNNNNNNNNNNNNNNNNNNNNNNNNNNNNNNNNNNNNNNNNNNNNNNNNNNNNNNNNNNNNNNNNNNNNNNNNNNNNNNNNNNNNNNNNNNNNNNNNNNNNNNNNNNNNNNNNNNNNNNNNNNNNNNNNNNNNNNNNNNNNNNNNNNNNNNNNNNNNNNNNNNNNNNNNNNNNNNNNNNNNNNNNNNNNNNNNNNNNNNNNNNNNNNNNNNNNNNNNNNNNNNNNNNNNNNNNNNNNNNNNNNNNNNNNNNNNNNNNNNNNNNNNNNNNNNNNNNNNNNNNNNNNNNNNNNNNNNNNNNNNNNNNNNNNNNNNNNNNNNNNNNNNNNNNNNNNNNNNNNNNNNNNNNNNNNNNNNNNNNNNNNNNNNNNNNNNNNNNNNNNNNNNNNNNNNNNNNNNNNNNNNNNNNNNNNNNNNNNNNNNNNNNNNNNNNNNNNNNNNNNNNNNNNNNNNNNNAAGAGAGCAGGAACAAAGGGACATTGTGACACTGAGaggcctcatggaaccatggtGACACCAAGTTGCCTGGGAGTGTGGATCTCctggggggaaggagggctCTGTACAGGGATTTGaacaggctggatccagggtCCAAATCCAACTAAGTTAAGgtttaacaagtccaagtgctatgtcctgcactttggccaaaacaacccctgcagcactacaggctggggacagagtggctggacagcagccagacagaaagggacctgggggcaCTGATGGACAACAGGCTGGACATGAggcagcagtgtgcccaggtggccaagaaggccaatggctcctggcctggatcaggaatggtgtggccagaaggggcagagcagtgattctgcacctcctgcacaggttgggcagcacctcgagtgctgtgtccagttctgggcccccaatttaggaaggacatggagaggctggagggtgcccagagaagggaaacaaggctggtgagggttctggagcacaagtcttgtgtggagtggctgagggagctgggtttgtttatcctggagaagaggaggctcaggggagacaaGGCAGTGTCGGGGCActggttggacttgatgatctccaaggtcttttccaaccttgctgattctgggattctctgaaaccacccttggagcagttgcaggatgaaccctgggcctcctcttcagaagctccagcagcccaggatctcagcttctcctgccagccccaaagcccatcctgtcagtcctgcagagcctctgcagctcctcctcattgcccagagcagggagccccagagccagacacagcagcccagatgtgcccccctggcctgtggtgcctctggcaagggagcagcaccagacactgcaggagcctgcagacaattcctgcagcacttgtatGATGATCCTGATCCCCAAACGAGGTTCCCATGGTGCCAAGTCAGGAACTGCAATGGGGAGTGGggccagagagggaagggcaaacagggatgggctgttttcaggggagggaacaggggtgggtaataggaagaaatttgtagcaggaagaggaaagaaagcaaaggtgaagcAAAGGAAATGCTCAGGGCAGTTTaggggtggctgccaggcagccctggctctgagcaacagcgtctgcagtgggacaggaaactcccagctgatgggaacaaactttctggctgactgcagaggccaggacaaagctgagtggtttccctggtgtcccccagcccatgctggcccaggggctgatggcatttgtgctccctcaggttcatgtccccacaccaacgcatgggggtgctccccctgctctgttgcaatgcaaacaggggctcctgagccagtgctgccgtgtctgtgcctgcaaaggatggggcacctgtgtgagctgggggagaggccagggctgcagaggggggatgttgttggcagctccatgaggacgctctgggacgctgccctgggctgtccagaacactggggatggatcagcccctgctctgctgctccttcccatctcccccagggcccttgcGGAGcaccagccatgctgtttgcccccagcctgcccacagccaccctggggctgctcacaggggttttctgtgctgagcattggcctgggtgtgttcttgagagagcctgggcaaggagcctggagcccccagggcctggcctgaggtgtcagtgctgccccagcagtgcccatggcctgtccctgctgcagccctggcactgccacccccagggctgtgcctggccccgagagcactcaggccctacagcaacaccagggccaccagggcagcggggcagggccatgggagcagcactggcaacaccaagtgctgctgctgggcacagctgccgtgccagcactgatctgccccagctctgcacacagacattgctgctgcagctccagtgaaGGCAACTAAAgggcatctctgcagaaaactcTGCTGGGAGATCCTTTAGTTCCTTTAAAGCCTCCGAGAGTGCAGCTGCTCATTGGCACAGTCTGTGGCCACAGGCAaggtggagagaaacaaaatgagaaatggcacaaacaatgacatttctttgtgaaataCATTATAAATCTAAAACAAATAATATGAACCTTCAAAATACGAACACACAAGCAAACAACGAATTTTATTATAAGTCATTGGCAGAAATTGGCCAGGAgtttaatgtttctgaaagcatGAAGTCATCAGTCTCAacactgcagccttgagctcctggttcctcaggctgtagatgagggggttcagggctggaggcaccaccgagtacagaactgacagggccagatccagggatggggaggagatggagggaggCTTCAGGTAGGCAAATGTGCCAGTGCTGATGAACAGGGAGACCACGgccaggtgagggaggagggtggaaaaggctttgcgccgtccctgctcagaggggatcctcagcacagccctgaagatctgcacataggagaaaacaatgaacacaaaacaacacaatGATAAACAGGCAGTAACCGCAAGAAGCCCCAGTTCCCTTAGGTATgatttggagcaggagagcttgaggatctgtgggatttcacagaagaactggcccagggcattgccatggcacaggggcagggaaaatgtattggctgtgtgcagcagagcattgagaaaggcactggcccaggcagctgctgccatgtgggcacaagctctgctgcccaggagggtcccgtagtgcaggggtttgcagatggacacgtaGCGGTCGTAGCACATGATGGTCAGGAGGAAATACTCTGTTCCAATGaagaacatgaagaaaaatacttgagcagcacatcctgtgtaGGAGATgttcctggtgtcccagagggaattgtgcatggctttggggacagtggtgcagatggagcccaggtcagtgagggccaggttgagcaggaagaagaacatgggcgtgtgcaggtggtggccgcaggctacggcgctgatgatgaggctgttgcccaggagggcagccagggagatggccagcaagaggcagaagtgcaggagctgcagctgccgcgtgtctgccaatgccagcaggaggaagtggctgatggagctgaggTTGGACATTTGCGGTACTGCGGCATGAGGATCTGTGAAGAAAGTAATCATGGAATAGCTGGGTTTGGAGAGGACTTTAAatatcccagcacagcttgggGGCACTTTccccccactgcctgcccagggctctgcttccTGGAGCTGTCaatgccagcagctgcttccctgtgcccagggctgggccctgccagtggtgccagagcccagcccagccctgggggctcagctctgccctgcagacccttcccagctcaggcactgcccagtggcagctctggctctgcaggctctgatgGCAACATCAGAGTTACCCTGAGGAGGCTGGAAAAGTGACACTGATGCTGCCTTTGAGGGGGCCTGTGCCAATTCCTGTCACTGCCCTGTTTATTCAGATCTGacagaaaacttttttatttttctcagcctgAAATGAGAGATGAATATCTATGTGCAATTTCCCATCAAGTTAACCCCGAGCAGTAGATTAATAAAGCAGGAATTCTCCTTTCATGCAGCCCCTGCCTCTCATTGCTCCCTGTATAATCTACTTGGTAACATTCTTAAGTTAAATGCCATGCTGGGAGCAGTCCTGAACACTGCACTATTCTCATCACACAAGGAGAAAATTTCCAAGCCTTACCAGCTGTCTCCTGCCAACCATATCTtgttccccagtgctgggagcagctgccagggctggctgagagctgtccctggcaggcagcagagtccctgccccagcacagcgccctgggctgcaggaccctgctctgcaggacagccctgggcacccctggctgctctgcacaagagagaatcagagaatgtACTCACAGGGTCTGCAGGCATTGGATGTTCCACGCTTTAGgagatggctccaggagctgcagctgcattgtcctgcagccagaggttcctgcgccaagggctggcagtgattgtgccccaggcacttctcagcaccttcccagccctgactgattgaagctctctgtgcctctgtgctgtgcctggggtggctgcaggcagtgccccagccctgctgggctggcagaagagctgctcatcaagagaaatgtgcttttgaaggATTTCTTGGTTACCAGGAGatgcctctgtgccaggagcccagcccagctcagcagctgcacagacacagcacaaggactttaataGATCTCTCAgggctttgtgctcaggcctcccctgccctgcctggcagccgATGGGGCCTGGCAgggtccctgggaaggggcccGGCCCCacggcaggagctgcctgggctgccctggctgagacAGGGCTGGATCAGCCTTGGTACCTCTTTGCCagccagaagggaaaaaggCCTTCCCAGGCTTTTTCATCTTTAACGTGTGTCTTCACAGGGCCGTGTACAGATTCCTTAGCTGTTTAACAGTTTGTCACTTTTCAAAGCTAATTTTTGATTGGCGTTTTGTCAGACACAGAGGAAACTGCTAGCAGCTTCTCTTAGGACATCACTTCTGTGATTGAAAACATCacaacagcacagagcacagagctcctttgTCCATATGCAGTGGTCATGTGCCCGATGCCTCCAAATCCCTACTTGGGAGGTCTTTGGTACCTCCCCAAggtgttttaaatgaaaacattcagGTCAGAGTCTAAGAAAATCATCACCGGACAGGGCCAGCCTGTCCTGTCTGTCCTGTCTACTTTTGTCTGGGAACAATTCTTGGATATATGCAGTTTGGGAGGCCAAATGATAATTTTGGCCATGGCCCCTGGAGAAGAAGGCCAGTTCTTCTCCATAGGAATGCAGGAacagagccccagtgtttcagGGCCAGATGAGGGGTGACCACCAGAGACCAAGGCCAGCTAAAGCTGGCAAGATTTTTCGGTGGAATACCCTTGCATATAGGAAAATTTTTAGGGAGAGTACCTAGTTTTGCAATGGGCATCTGAAAAGACACACAGTTCTTTTCCATAtcaaggaaagcacagagtCCACTGCTCTAGGAGCTGATGAGAGGCAGCCCTTGACATCCCAACATCAGCCAGACCTGTCAGGTCTGGAGGCCAAGCCAGCCAGTCGTGTTCCATGTTCCCTCTGTTCCATggggccccacagtgtcccaATGGTCCCTTGCTTCCATGAGGCCCTGAGGTGTCCCATAATGCTCCCTTGGTGACATGAGGCCTTAAGGAGTCCTAATGGTCTCCATGGTTCCATCAGGTCCCACAGAGTCAGAATGGTCTCTGGTTCCATGAAGCCCTGCTGTGTCaccatggccccttggttccatgggctCCAGTGGTGCCACAATGATCCCCTTGGTTCAATGGGCTCCAGTGGTGCCACAATgatccccttggttccatgggctCCAGTGGTGCCACAATGatctccttggttccatgggctCCAGTGGTGCCACAATGatctccttggttccatgggctCCAGTGGTGCCACAATGatctccttggttccatgggctCCAGTGGTGCCACAATgatccccttggttccatgggctCCAGTGGTGCCACAATGatctccttggttccatgggctCCAGTGGTGCCACAATgatccccttggttccatgggctCCAGTGGTGCCACAATgatccccttggttccatgggctCCAGTGGTGCCACAATgatccccttggttccatgggctCCAGTGGTGCCACAATgatccccttggttccatgaggtccccacagtgtcccagTGATCTCCATGGGAAGGAAAGAACCCAGCCCCAGTGTTGCAGGGGCAGCCACCAgaggccaaggccagccagactTGACAGTACTGGCAGATTTTGCCTGGTAGGGACCCTTGGATCTACAGAATTTTAGAGGTGGAATCCCAGTTTCAGACATGGACACCCAGTGGAGAATGACAGCTCTTTTCTGTAGGATGGAAAGCACTGAACACCGGTGTTTGAGGGGCAGATGAAAGGTGGCCATCAAAGGCCTAGGCCAGCCAGACCTCTCTGTCCTGGTAGCATTTCTCTGAAAGCAACCCTTGGACATGGGGAATTTGGGAGGTGGAATCTCATTTTTGGTCATTTCTTCATAGATTAAAAGGACAGTTCTTTCCATAGGAAAGAGAATACCATGCCTCAGTGTTTGGAAAGGAAGTGAGTGGTGGCTCCCAAGAGACCAAGGACAGCCAGGCCTGTCTTTTCCGGCAGCTTTTCCTTGGGCCAATTCTTGGATGTACAGAGTTTTGGAGGTGGAATCCCAGTTTTAGCCATGAGCACCTTGTCAAGAtggatggtttttttcctataagaaagaaaagcatgaagTCCAAGTGCTTTGGAAAAAGATGAGAGGTGGCCACCCTTAGACCAAGCCAGCCAGACCTGTCTCTCCTGGCACCTTTCATCTAGGGGCTATCCTTGGACATAGGGTGTTTTGGAGGTGCAATCTCAGTTTTGGCCATGATTGCCTGGACAGCAAGAAGAGTTCTTTTcatgaggaaggaaaacacagagccccagtgtttcagAGCCAGATGAGTGCCAGCCCTCAGGAagccaaggccagccagactTGTTCAGTCCTGGCAGCTTTTCTCTGGGAGCTCTCTTTGCATATAGGGAATTCTGGAGGCAGATTCCCAATTTTGGCCATGGGTGCCTGGTCAAGATGGATGGTTTTTCccataggaaagaaaagcacatggTTCCCAGTGTTTCAAAGGCAGATGACAGGTGGCTCCTGGGTGGCCAAGGCAGCCAGATCAGTCTCTCCTGGCAGATTTCATCTGGGAGCAATCTTTGCATATAAGGAAATTTGGGGGAGGAATCCCAATTTTGTCCATGGGCCCCTAGAGTAGAAGGCCAGTTCTCTCCCATAGGGAGGAAagcccagagccccagtgctgcaggggcagaTGGGATAAGCCCTCAACATGCCAAGGTCAGCTGGACCTGtcaggtgtccccaggaggCCCAGCCAGCCAGACCTGTTCCATGTTCCCTTGGTTTTGTGGgaccccacagtgtcacaatggtctccttggcTCCATGAGGCCCTGGAGTGTCACAATGTACCCCTTGCTTCTGCAGTGTAACAATGCTCCCTTGGCTTCCCTGAGGCCTTGCAATGTCACCATGGCCCCTTGGCTCCCTGTGGCCCCGCTGTGTCACAATGgctccttggttccatgggtCCCACAGCTTCATCCTTGACCCTTGGTTCCATGGAGTCTTGAGTTTCACAGTGGTTCCCCTGATTCCATGAGGCACCagagtgtcacaatggtctgTG
This portion of the Serinus canaria isolate serCan28SL12 chromosome 25, serCan2020, whole genome shotgun sequence genome encodes:
- the LOC115485042 gene encoding olfactory receptor 14J1-like encodes the protein MSNLSSISHFLLLALADTRQLQLLHFCLLLAISLAALLGNSLIISAVACGHHLHTPMFFFLLNLALTDLGSICTTVPKAMHNSLWDTRNISYTGCAAQVFFFMFFIGTEYFLLTIMCYDRYVSICKPLHYGTLLGSRACAHMAAAAWASAFLNALLHTANTFSLPLCHGNALGQFFCEIPQILKLSCSKSYLRELGLLAVTACLSLCCFVFIVFSYVQIFRAVLRIPSEQGRRKAFSTLLPHLAVVSLFISTGTFAYLKPPSISSPSLDLALSVLYSVVPPALNPLIYSLRNQELKAAVLRLMTSCFQKH